ATAGAGAATATTAATATGGATAAGATAAGAGAAACTGTTAAGAAAAGCAGAGAAGAGAGTGCTGTTCAAAAGAAAATTGTTACAAAGACTGTACTTTTGGTAGTAGAATCACCAACGAAAGCTAAAACGATTGCTAGACTTTTTGGAAGACCAAGTAAAAGGGAAGTATACGGTATTCCAGTTTATGAGACAATAATAATGGTTAATGATACTATACTAATTGTAAATATTATAGCTACTAAAGGTCACATAACTGATCTCACTACTGAAAACATTGGGTACTATGGTGTTGATATAAAAGATTCCGATTTTATAGCTAATTATTCTCCTATTTATAAATGTTACAATTGTGGCAAAACATTTACATCTAAATCTGACTCTTGTCCTTACTGTGGTTCTATATTCATTTCTTCAACAGAGAAGATAATTGCTGCTTTAAGGAAATTAAGTATGGAAGTAGATGAAGTGTATATTGCATCGGATCCTGACCAAGAAGGAGAAAAGATTGCATTTGATGTTGCCTCAATGACTAGTCCTTATAACAGAAATATTTATAGAATTAAATATCACGAAGTTACTAGAAATGGAATACTTGAAGCAATTGTGAATAAAGGGAAAATTGATTTAAACCTTGTGAGGTCTCAAGTCGTAAGAAGAATAGAGGATAGATGGATTGGGTTTGAGTTAAGCTCAGCGCTAAAATCAGTATTTTATGAAAGAAACCATGGCAGTGGAAGAGTTCAAGGGCCAGTATTAGGATGGGTAGTTGAAAGAACTAAACAATATAAGAATAATCTTGGTTGGATAGTTAACATAAAGCTAGGAGATTATAATATAAGAAAATTCTTTAAAACGAAAGAGGAGGCGGAAAAGTTTGTATCAAATTTAAGAGTAAAAATTAATGCTTTATCTGAAAGGGAAGAGATACAAAATCCTTTACCGCCATTTACCACAGACACTTTACTAATGGAGGTATTTAATAAATATGGAATAAACGCTCAAATTACCATGAAAATAACACAAGAGTTATTTGAATCTGGCTTAATAACATATCATAGAACTGATAGCACTCACGTTTCTAATGTTGGTGTATCTATAGCAAAAGAGTACTTAGAATCTAAAGGTCTCAAAAATGACTTTATTGGTAGAAGTTGGGGAGAAGAAGGTACACATGAAGCAATTAGACCTACTACTACTATGGATGTTGAGGCTCTCATTAAAGATATTGAGGAGAATCCTAACAAATACTTCATTAGATTTACAAAATATCATTTCAAGATTTATGATTTGATATTCAGAAGATTTATAGCTAGTCAGATGAAGCCAGCTAATATAAAATATATCAAATACGAAATATTGATTAACGACGAAAAAATTGAGGTAGAAATACCAGTAAAGGTTGAAGGAGGGTTTTCAATTATTTATCCTCTAAAAGTCTATACTTTATCTGATAACTTTACAACTTATGTAGGGAAAGGTTCCACTGTTCTGTTATTGGGATACGCTGATGTTATAAAAAGCATGAAAGAGAAAGAAATTGGTAGACCAAGTACTTATGCAAAGATAATCTCTACTTTAATTAAGCATGGTTATATAGTTGAAAGTAAAAGGAGGTCTTTCCTTATTGCTACTAACAGAGGTATAAAAGCTTATGAGTTTCTATCAAATTGCTGTAGCGATTTAATTAGTGAAAATAGAACAAAATCATTACTACAAAAGGTTGACAAAATCGCTAATGGGAATGTTAGTGCTGATGAAGTACTGTTTGAACTACATAGAGAAATTACAATTTTATCAGATAAGCTAGTAAACTCTCTTAAGTCTTATACTAATATATGATATTCTTCTTCTATCTTTAACTTCGCTTCCTATATCTGTTTTTTCAAGTTTTATTCCATCGCCTAGTCTATCTTTAAGTAAGTTATAAACTTCTACAGCTTTATATATACTATTTCCGACCCCTTTTAGTTCTACTTCATCATATCCTTGATTAAACATTACTATTACATCTAAAACGTAATCTTCAGTTCTTTTAGCTCTACTAATTAAAATTTCATTGGGCTTTTTTGTGGTCATTTTGTATCGTTAGTGGATAAGAGAGAAGAAAAATAAATCTGTCTATCAGTAACACGGGCCTTTATCACCGCTCATATTTAAGGGCTTCATCATCCAAATTTTTTACTTTGAATATAACTAACAGCATTTAGTACTAAAAATCCAATGCTGCTCTTATTAACATAATAATATTTTGGTGATATTGAATATACTAGCGCATCATTTGGATCTTTAAGTCTTAATTCCATTATCTCATTATAAGGAACTTTTTTGATAAAATAATTGGGATTTTCAACTAAGTCTTT
The nucleotide sequence above comes from Sulfurisphaera javensis. Encoded proteins:
- the rgy gene encoding reverse gyrase, whose translation is MLKINYLFGCPNCGGPIDEDRLFAGIPCSKCLPGKVENLDYRVIYDLLVKNSTLKGYAEYYYENETYEEILELFKKVIKNEPWNLQKYWIKRLAKNESFSLSAPTGLGKTTTLLVYSLYFGNTSLYIVPTNSLKDQICERLKQIGAKVSCDKANDNYVNVATFNRILRHYEEYQALRPRLVIVDDSDMILKSGKTTEVIAKVLGINNEVFQDAINLVKLRKLLRFNKDDKELKDKINELEYKISSWKPLVQFLVASATLKPKGTKQQALRLLIGFEPSTIQTYLRNIADLYYPSTDLKHVIEKISDKGGLILVSKEYGKEKMKELKDLIEKLGYTASLAIAGRKFLDKFSEGKVDFLIGSASYYGVAVRGLDEPKKLKYVIFYGVPKIRLNLKDALYNPSMIVKIAEKIGIDVKDIRRKLVFLSPSEIQLLKIGLLKNEKLNGKIEEIRNYLMKLREEILNTLEDKKIERIKTESFLVAESNNKYYVYVPDAVTYIQASGRSSRIIHNGLTFGVSIVLVDDIDLLDILIQKLRKIVTSVNFINIENINMDKIRETVKKSREESAVQKKIVTKTVLLVVESPTKAKTIARLFGRPSKREVYGIPVYETIIMVNDTILIVNIIATKGHITDLTTENIGYYGVDIKDSDFIANYSPIYKCYNCGKTFTSKSDSCPYCGSIFISSTEKIIAALRKLSMEVDEVYIASDPDQEGEKIAFDVASMTSPYNRNIYRIKYHEVTRNGILEAIVNKGKIDLNLVRSQVVRRIEDRWIGFELSSALKSVFYERNHGSGRVQGPVLGWVVERTKQYKNNLGWIVNIKLGDYNIRKFFKTKEEAEKFVSNLRVKINALSEREEIQNPLPPFTTDTLLMEVFNKYGINAQITMKITQELFESGLITYHRTDSTHVSNVGVSIAKEYLESKGLKNDFIGRSWGEEGTHEAIRPTTTMDVEALIKDIEENPNKYFIRFTKYHFKIYDLIFRRFIASQMKPANIKYIKYEILINDEKIEVEIPVKVEGGFSIIYPLKVYTLSDNFTTYVGKGSTVLLLGYADVIKSMKEKEIGRPSTYAKIISTLIKHGYIVESKRRSFLIATNRGIKAYEFLSNCCSDLISENRTKSLLQKVDKIANGNVSADEVLFELHREITILSDKLVNSLKSYTNI
- a CDS encoding DNA-binding protein; translation: MTTKKPNEILISRAKRTEDYVLDVIVMFNQGYDEVELKGVGNSIYKAVEVYNLLKDRLGDGIKLEKTDIGSEVKDRRRISYISIRLKRVY